Within Marmota flaviventris isolate mMarFla1 chromosome 13, mMarFla1.hap1, whole genome shotgun sequence, the genomic segment AATTGGTATGCATAAGGCGGGCTCAAAGGGACTGTGACCCCCACAAAGACAACCACACAGGTACAAATAATTGACTTTGTTCAGATACCCTTAGCCCCATTGCCTGTGTCTCACTTTTCATTGCTTCTCAAGGTCATGTAGCTCCTTGTACTCGTATTAGTTTATCTCTGAGCTGCAAGCCTTGAGGATTGACTGGATAAGATTCTTGTGGCTGATGAATATGTCTGTCATGTCGTTCAGTTCTGTTAATCTGGGCTGGTCTGGATTGACGGCATGCTTACCTCCAGACCCTCCTGGAGCTGCTGGAGGcattaaataaagagaaatgatgtTCTTTAACCATGGGTTCCTGAGTGGTTTCTGGAGGAATGTACCAGCCTACCTGTAATGTTTGGTAATAATAATAGGGTTTATGATATGCATCTGGTTTGGGTGGAGCCTGGAGCTTTTGACATTTAAAGCTGACCACTTTAAGAACCTcccatcagggctggggatgtggctcaagcagtaacgtgctcgcctggcatgcgtggggcgctgggttcgatcctcagcaccacataaaaataaaataaagatgttgtgtccaccgaaaactaaaaaataaatattaaaatattctctctctctcttaaaaaaaaaaaaaaagaaactcccaTCACAAGTAAACTTTAGGTTTCTAGTATTTAGGTACTTTGCATGCACTGGTGGTTCTGAGACCTGGAAACCCATGTGGCTCAGCGATGGAAAGACAAAGAAGCCGGGGCCTGAGACCCGCAGACCTCTTTCAATGCACATCTCTCTGTTGTGACTGCTGAATTGTAAGCTTTGCTTGTAATACAGCTGTCTGAGTAGACACTACCTGAGCCCTGTGTACTTCTGATAATTAATGTGCAGTCCAAGCACATCTTCTTCACAAATctttacaatcttttttttttgggggggggcagggtgagggtgagtaccagggattgaactcagggacactcaactactgagccacatccccagccctattctatattttatttagaaacaggatctcactgagttgcttaatgcctcacttttggtgaggctggctttgaattcgaaatcctcctgtctcaggctctcccactgctgggattacaggggtgcacaaCTGTGCCCGGCAACCTTCACAAACTTAATGCCATCTAAATTATCTGTTTGCTATGTGAACTTGGTCCTTGGCCATCAGTCTGGTTAACTGGAGAGATTAACAGGCTGTTATGAAAGGAATGATGAGAGATGATAATTACAACCCTCTGGACTCCATAAACATTGCAAAAGAAATTTCAGGTTATCGCCCCTAGCTGTGTGCAAGATGTAAACAGCAGAAAGCTCACTCCGGGCAGACAGAAGGAAGTGAGGTCTGAGCAGGTTGAGGCATATAGGTTGTCTTGTAGCATCAGATTCTTTTTTCTAAGCTTCATCATTGCAGACTTGAGTCAATTCTGAATCTACAGCAAGAAGAGCAAGAGTGTGGTAGGAATTTGCTCAAGGGGTTCAGAGGAAAGCATAATATCCTAGGAACTCATTTTAAATGAGTCCTGGGTTTCAGAGGAGTGAGTGAGACATAGTCATGGTCCAGCTCTCAGAGGAGGAAGGCAGATGTAGAAAGGGACAAGCACCCAGGACAGGGCCATGTGGATGAGAAAGGAACTGGAGTTTCACCCCCACATGCAAGGAGCTGCAGATGGTTATAGGCAGCCACGGGAGCAGAGAGGCATCATCCCATGTCAAGGAGGACCCATCTGGGAAACACAAAATGCCAGCACTCAGCACCTTCCCAGTCCATTTCATGATAATATGGCTCAAATAAGTTCCTGCCTTATATCCCCCACTCCCAATTTGGCTGAAGAAGACAAAGTTGTGATCTTCCATTATGAACTGAATATTTGCACACATAACACCCAGCTTCATAAGCTGAGGCCTAATCTCCAATCTGGTGGTTTCAGGCGGGTCATTGAGGCAGTGACTAGGTCTTAAggatgcaccccccccccccatgaatGAGATTAATGCTCTTATAAGAGATCCAAAGAGATCCCTTGCACCCACCACCATGTGGGGACACTACACGCAGTCAGCCctctatgaaccaggaagcaggcaTCCACCCGACATCAAATTTACCACTGAATTAGTCTTGGATTTCCAGGTTCCCAAatggtacaaaataaattttgttgttgatgaGCCCCCCAGTTGAAGGTACTTAATTATGGCAACCTGAACTAAGACCTACCCCATGAGTTCTGCCTTTTCCGTGTATTCAAACGTCCTTGCTCACCCTCAAGAACAAAGTGCATGACTTTCCATGTTTCTGTCCCATTCATCCCAGACAGAATCTGGCATGCAGGAGCTACTTGGTGTTCAGGAAAGGCACAAAGTCTCTCTACATAGATTCTGCCTGCTCTTCGCCACCACCCCAAGCAGGTACACATAAATCAAATGCACCTGGGGCTTCACAGCCACAGGCCCAGGGACTTCTAGAGCAAAGGGAAGGATGCTTAGTACCTTTCCTATGGAGGCTGGCAGGGCATGACTTTTCTTCCCTGTCACCTCCCTTTCCTCTTCAGTATAGGCTATTAGGACTGCTTcttcttcgtgtgtgtgtgtgtgtgtgtgtgtgtgtgtgtatgtatacagatatattttgtttatgtgttgctaaggatcaaagccagggcctcgcatgtgctagcaccatgtaaaaataaataaaataaaataaaggtattggtccattttaaactaaaaaaaaaaaaaagttaaaaataataagttaagGTCCGTCTTTCATTCCCTGTTTGTTTCCTTCTACCTGTCCTCATTTCTTCTCTCCTGCCTCCGAAGGCCCACTCATTATCCTCTCGCTGAATGACTGCTCAGCCACTAGACTTGGCACAAGAGAATGGGGAGACTTTGGAGGGGAAAACCACGGTGTGGGACGGTTGGGAAGAGAAGGTGCAGAAATTGCCTGCTGCCTGTGACCACCGGTTGGGTCAGCAGAGGTAGGTGGAAGAATCCAGGCAAAGGTCAAGAACGGAGCTTCAGTGCAGCCGAGGTGGGGAGGCGGCTGGATCTGGCCTAACCTTTCTCCCCACGGACTCCCAGGGCCACGGAGTTGCTGGGGGCTGAGTCCCTCAATAGCAGGAGCCTGTTGTCGCCGCCACGGGTCCGCATTTAGCCTGCAGAGGAAGAGCGAGGCCCGTGTAACCGGCCAAGGAAAAAGACCGTGACCACAGGCAGTCACATAAAGGACGTGCCCACTCCCTACCTGTGCCCCCAAGTGGCGTGATCGCGAGAGGAAAAGCGCGGGCTAGTGAGCTGGAAGACCACGCCCCTCCCTTAAAGGTACAAATCGAGACTGTTCTGGGCGGGGTACTTGGGAGCAGTAGATAGAATCTGACTTGACTATGAGGTGGACTTTTAAATTCAGGCAGTTTCAAATCTTAAGAACTGGAACGAACAGCTTTAATAACGGAGTGACTCAAAAGTTAGGAACTCAGCCTGCGACAGCATGGGGGAGCCTGGCCCCTAGCGGGGGAGGAGAGGTTGCACGGGTTGGGTAGCTCTGCCCATCTCCCCGCAGCCCCAGGGCATGTTATCCTCTAGGGCTCTTGGAGGTAACTCAAGTTCAGTGTCTACAACAGCAAGGAGGAGACTGGATGCATGCCTCCGAGTTTGCCTGGTGCCACGCAAGTTGAAGGTGTGGCAGCCACCTGGGGGAGCCTTCTCTGGGAACTAGGAGGCTGGGGCCCTCTAAGCAAGTCACCTGCCTGGTCCAGGATTTAGGGCACCAGGTGAGCTGGTTCTCTACCTTAGGAAAGCCGCCTTGGGCTAACACTGTGCAGAGGGTGGAGAGAGCTCTGACCAGCACAGGAAAGAAAATCAGAGGCCTGGGTTATGTGCCTGCCAAGCTAGTAACCTGAGCCCTTGCCCCAGCAGGTTTGACAGCTCAGGAGTTGGTAGGGGGTaagtgtaagtgtgtgtgtatgtgactgACAAGCAGATCGTTCTGGTCTAATGCTCTTGGCAGGAGCAGCCTTGTGGGAAAGGATTGAAAGAACACAAACATGAGCCCTTCCCCCAGTCTCCTCTCCCTTCAAGCTCTGCCACCGGAATACCCAATCCTCTGCCCACATTGCTTAGGGATGAGCCTGTTCCCCAGGAAAGGGAAAGGCAAAGGCACCCTCAGGCCAGCCTTGGTGGCAGTCCCTCAAGTCTGACCCGATCTTTCTGACGATTTGTCCTGCCCTTGGATGCAGAGGTTCATCCAACAGCATCACCTCTGGGACCCTGGCATCTCAAACCCCTGCTCAAGAAAACACAGCTGCAGGCTGAAGGATGGGGCTGTAGAAAAAGGGGATTCGTGGTGGGTTTTCGGTTAGGAAAGTGTCTGGCACTAACTCTTGCCTCTTGAGTTCTGAAGGTTCACACCTCCTGGCTCTCCTTTCTCCCTGGTCACTCTTTCTCAATTTCCCTCATtgtctcctcctttcctcccatttcttctaagtaagggttagggatttttcTCCTAAGCAAAATGGGAGTTTGCGTGACTCATTCCAGACCATTCTCTCTGTACAGTCTGTGCAGGGGACTCCTCCTTTCTCATTCTCTGAAGTATCTCTACATACTAATGACTCTTAAACTCATGATCTCTAGCCCCAAACTCTAGTCTTCTATATCCACCTGACTACTCTAGACCTTTGTTTCTCATGAACACCTCAAACTCGATATCCTTTAAACTGAACTTGTACATGTCCTCTAGTAAATCCTACTGATTCTAGTCccaaaatatatatcaaatgtttttaccttttctccatctcttctaCTTCCTCCCTCACCTAAACCGACAGTATCCCTCCCACTAAACTGGCCCTGCCCACTTCTTTCCTGACACTGTCTCTTAAATTGACCCTCAATTCATTGTTACTACAACAACCTGAGTGATCTGGTTAAACTACTAATCAAATCATTTTAGTTTCGTAGTTAAACCTCTCAATGGCTGCTTATTGTATTCAGAATGAAATCTAATACTGTGGATGCCTATGAGGCCCTTAGCAACCTGGCCTGTTATCAGCCTGGCCCTTAGCAATCTACCTGTGTTAGCCTGTAATGCTGCTCAGCcatgtttctatttcttctctccttctagGCACATGGGATGACCATACTTCCTCTTACAGACATGACTGTTTAGGACAGTGAAGTGTGAGCAAAAGTGATTTGAGAGCCAGTATATGACTTTTATGCACTTTCTCCTTCTGCTATGCTGATTAGGGAAACCATTGATATGGTGGTGCCAGAAAAGTAGAGATACAATGTGGAAATGTGAGTTGCTGATAACACTGTACATGGAGAAAAGCTGCCCTGGAAGTTTGCCTACTGCATATAGTAGACTTTTCATAAgtgaaaaatatgtttatattgtgAGATTTGGGGTTGCTTGTTACTGAAGCAAAACATAGCCTGTCTTGATTGATACATTGCCTTAGCATCTGTTCCTGCCCTTGTTTACTGTACTAGAATCACACTAGCCTTCTTTCAGCTCCTCAAACAAAGCAGGATCTTTTGTCCTTCAGGGTCATTACACATCCTGTTCTTTCTCCTTAGAATGATCTTACTTCTACTAGTTGTTCCACTTTTACTCCTAACCGagaattcattaaagaaaaaataatcaaatcctGAAAGAATCTATAAATTAAGGGGAATAGAGAGATTGGTGCCATTGAGCAGGAGGGTAAGAATGGACATGGttttgtgccacagtctggctggacacaaaataaccgagccaccacatagccttgtagattccaacagcaactctttattcccgaactctcaccgacaCTCTCCCACACTTTTCTTGAACCCACTGCCTCCACTCGGCTGCGCACCacttctctcagaaccccgcgagaactcaaaggaactccaaaggagcgggcgcctgaggcagcaggatacgccctaatcccagcaggatccactctaaacccggagccaccctaatctctgagcagggtcacctttcaacccaaaatgccatgtgtcattcctacttggctatggctctcagcagttttGATTTTCTAACTCATTCATTTGAACATTTACCAAACACCCTCTCCATGTGCTGGagcaataagaaaaaatgagGCATTGTTCTTGACCTAAAGGAGCTCATAGACTTCTATGAGCTAGGACATCCCAAAACTATAGGAAGAATGGGGGAGGAGACACAGGAAATCACTGCTAATTGTCACGAATGCTGAAgaagtaaaagagaagaaaatttttaaagaagtcatTGAATTTGGGCAGAAGCTCATGGCTAAAGATCTTCAGAACAGAAGCAGTCTGCAGGAGGTTGATAGCTGAGAGAGAAGTGAAGAGGGAGATGTAATGAACTTAAAATAATAACCACTGCCTCTTATTGAGAATGCCAGGAACTTTTGcacacattattttctttctttcttttttggggggtaccggggattgaactcgggggcacttgaccactgagccacatctccagccctattttgaatttgtttagagacagggtctcactgagttgcttagcaccttgcttaagctgaggctggctttgaactcacgattctcctgcctcagcttcccaagccactggggttacaggcgtgtgccatcatgcccagctgaaCACATTATTTTCAATCTTTCAAAAGTGGgcattttctctcttatttttacagaaaCTGAAACTGAGAGATTTAAGTGGTCCAAATCCTACATCAAGAGCAGCTGGATTAAAACCCAGGTGTGCTGACTCCACATCCATGAAGTCTCCATCATCCTGTATGCAGGACGGAGGTGTCCTGCACGTACTGCCAGATCTGCAGGAGCCTTTGGAAcaatgaggagagagagaaatgaaaaaacaacaaacaaacaaaaaaactcagagAGGTTGCCTGTGAGaccctttaaaaaacaaaagcaaagaacaaagttttttggttttggtttttaaaagaatgcttcctgggctggggctgtagcttagtggtagagcacttgcctggcatgtgtgaggcactgagttctatcctcagcaccacatagaaatgaagaaataaaatggggcattctgtccatctacaactacaaaaaaattttaaaacgaaagaatgtttccttcattttcattAGAGTATAAGAAACAACTGTATCTTATTAATCGTCCACGAAAGGAATCACAATGAATTCTCAAATGGGAGTACATTTCTGGACAGAGGTATCCGAGCAGATGCATAGAGAGAGAATCTGAGATAAAAGAGAAAGGCACCTTAGGAGTGTTTAAATGTCATTGCTAAAGTTAAACAGTGACCATTCACATCACCCACAGCACCTACTTGACTCTTGGGTTTAAAAACACGAATTGGATCTAAGGAAGGACACGAGGGATCCAAGTTAGGCTAAAAATGGGGCAGACTGTGGAAAAATTTTCCAAgaaagagtatttattttttttgttgtttttttcttggtCTTCTATCACTATATATTTTCAATGATTGGAAGTTTTTAATATGCCGTTAATTTgtaaggagagaagagagaaagatgaaaggaaaaaaggaagagaggaaaggatgGAAGGAGCTTAGTCTGTGACGAGGCTGGCATGTCTCAGTGACAGGTGACAGATGGCCACCTTTCCTGTGGACCCCTTAAACATACAAAATAGTCAGTTTGGCCCTGATCTGACCCTGTTTACTCAGGGTGACCATGTCCTATGGGAGGCTACAAATGAAATTGTGTGGTTGCTACAAATGGGTGTAATGACTTCTAAGTGACACAGCCCCCAAGATATAGCAGCCAGGAAAAGATTCTGAACGCTCAGACTCGTATTATTCAGAATATATTGAGGGAGGACTCAGAAAATATTGAGAACAAGATTGTCTATGCCCCTTGAGCCCTGGGCAATACTCAGGTACTCCATTGGCTAAAGTCCCCACTCTGTTTCAGAATTCTCCTCTTTCAGGGTGTCCTACTGGATCCCCCAAAGAATGGACATCCAGGGCTCCATAGTGAACTCTTCTTACAGAAGCAGATGCTTGATCCGACAGTACTATCTGATCCTAAATGGTGAGCAATCTGACCTCTTGGTGTTTTGAAGGTCAAGATCATTCATGTTCCCACTATTCATTTCCCACAGTTCTTACATTTGGGATAGTCCAGCTGTTGCTGGGAGCTAGAGACTCTTCCTTGCTGGCTTTTTGATGAGACAGATCTGTGTGGCTCAGCAGAAAACTTCAGGTTGGGCCATATAAGCCCAGGTTCCGGGCAGCTTCGGAAATCCTGGGTGTTTTCCTCCGGGGAAATGGATAGTAAGCAGGTCTGCCAGACCTGTGGGAGTCCTTTATGGAAGGAAGAAACTGAATGTTGGTTTTTAAGCTGGGTCCCACGATCTTTGTTAGGGAACCGCCCACCTGACATTGACCCTGGGCTGCCTCTGGGAGTTTGGTTCCTGGCAGAGTCGGGTGACGGTTTTCAAACAAGTGTGGGTCTCCTTCTGGACGGAGCCTTTGGTCTGATCCCACAGGCTGGCCCTTGGGCTTCACTTGACTGGTTTCATGGTGGAAGGTTTGGACTAAGCGATGCATCTCTAGATGCGTGTGCCATGGAGACTCAGGAGTCTGAAGACCGCCTCGGTCAGCTTCTTCCAGAACCCCCTCCACCTTAGAATCTGCCTCTTCCAGAGATAGGGAGCTCCTTGCCTCCTTGTTAATCCAAACAGGGCTGATCATGGATTCAGCAGAATTATGCGTGTGTCCTCCTGAGAAAAGAAGGCGTCAGCAGCGTCATCAAAGGAAGATACACAGGCAGCTCTCTCATTTAGGGGGCTCAGAGCTTTCAGGATAAAGAAAGGCCATACCCAGAATGTCCAGTGCACGTGTGCAgatacacagagacacacatggTCCCACTTGCTCAGGCACACATGTACCCCCCACCCAAGGCACACATACTCACATACAATTacattgttattcaataaatagtCATTGAGGACTGAATATGTGCCAGGCCTCATTTTTCTAGGTCCCAGGAATATAGCAGGGGACATTGAGACAAAAACCCACACCTTCATCTGGATTTGTCCTTGAAAAGCAGAAAGACAATAAGCAAATTAATTATGG encodes:
- the C13H9orf152 gene encoding uncharacterized protein C9orf152 homolog, whose translation is MKGLACPWPALPGFGHPGSCFMAEGSSCTQAPGQGPPISIQLLRAQYEGLKRQQRTQIHLLVLPKGGHTHNSAESMISPVWINKEARSSLSLEEADSKVEGVLEEADRGGLQTPESPWHTHLEMHRLVQTFHHETSQVKPKGQPVGSDQRLRPEGDPHLFENRHPTLPGTKLPEAAQGQCQVGGSLTKIVGPSLKTNIQFLPSIKDSHRSGRPAYYPFPRRKTPRISEAARNLGLYGPT